A part of Aspergillus oryzae RIB40 DNA, chromosome 7 genomic DNA contains:
- a CDS encoding uncharacterized protein (predicted protein): protein MNMNERLDAIERHLQALDPKLWGATDTPASSGQVKDLERRVEELTARLETVTAQTSRPSGDMLYPMDHTRVGVSEYGRVGRVEAGRAAVTRRKGGGPTRIAFKQRFDRVPHVQITPERFGGPGTGNVGQTVVFRWLAVEIV, encoded by the exons GCCATTGAGAGGCACCTTCAGGCCTTAGATCCAAAACTGTGGGGCGCGACGGACACACCTGCTTCCTCTGGACAAGTGAAAGACCTTGAGCGTCGGGTGGAGGAATTAACTGCACGGTTGGAAACGGTGACGGCGCAGACTAGCAGGCCATCGGGCGACATGCTATACCCTATGGACCACA CTCGCGTCGGTGTTAGTGAGTATGGGCGTGTGGGCCGCGTCGAGGCCGGAAGAGCTGCTGTAACCCGACGAAAGGGCGGAGGACCGACTCGAATCGCTTTCAAGCAACGTTTTGATCGCGTCCCACACGTCCAGATTACCCCCGAGCGATTCGGAGGCCCCGGCACTGGCAA TGTTGGACAAACCGTTGTCTTTAGATGGTTAGCCGTGGAGATAGTTTGA